The Daphnia magna isolate NIES linkage group LG6, ASM2063170v1.1, whole genome shotgun sequence genome segment ttaatttattcccCTCAAGGCACATTCGTCGTCGTGCAATCTCGTGTGTAGTAGTTCAACAACGTGAGTCAATATTACGTGGCGtctttcttgttattttatttttaaatatttctctttctttcgtttttcttttttgatttgcATTCccccctttcccttttttggcTCTCGAGCGTTTTGTTTATCTTCTCCCACACGCATTTTCAATGATACtatcacaacaaaaacaagatttttttttttttaatattccatgtccaaaaaaaaaaaaaaaaaaaatagcaaaagggaaaaaaggaaaaaatcagaaaggAAGAGAAGCCTTGGTattaaaaaatcctttttgcGGATTCGTTCGTTGCTTTACTCGCGGCGGATATCCTTTTTTATAACGCCCCCGTCCTCAATCGCGCGCCGTATGGtgcttttcaaattttttgtttacggCTCCAATAATAACCTTTGATCCAATTAAGAATTTATCGATTAAAAAAggtaatggaaaaaaaaaaaaaaaactgaacatCAACcggaaaatttaaattaatttcttttcccgcgctaaaagaaaaaaaagaaaaaacttttaaatagaaaataaattacTGGCAGCtgcttgtaatttttttttcattattctcCCACCCATTCGATTCTCATAAAAtaatatttgttattttgtagACGTTGTAAaagtttggattttttttttaaatatttaagtGACAAACGGGATGCATCAAAGACTCGATCCTGATCGATGTCTGTGATTTGCGCACAGCCAAATTGCGAGAGAGGGTTTTTTAAATCCCGCGGGAAATATTCATGGATGAGATGCGTATTATGTACCGGATTTGGTTAAATCCTCCCTTCCCACTCGAAGAGAATGATGGCGATGAGGCCCTGTGCATAATAACTTTTTGTGGCTAAGGTCACAAATATTGACTATTTGCcgtttccccccttttttttacgagAGTTTGCTGATTATCTAGCAATTTTACGACAAGGCCGGGCTGTTGTTAATAATAAAGAGTAGTTGGTAgtaaataatatttatttctttaaatattttttattaataaattCACGCTCCTACGCATTTTGAGAAAGTTTTCCGTTAATGGCCAGATGGCGTGCAGAAAGGATTCATTTTATTGACGTTAGATGGCTATGATGATTTTAGGGAAAGTGAAGGGTGAAAAAAGAACGagattcttgaatttcttatTCAAAATGAGTCTGATGTGGATGTACGAAAATGTCTAAATCATGAAGGACTGAAGTAGACCACTGGCTTTTATTTCTAAAAAAGTTTATGATTAGTTTTTCCAAACACGTGTTGGGTATGGTTATAGTTATTTTACAAGACacggaaaatttttttgtcagGAGAATGTGCTGTAATTCGTTTTGTGAACACGTGTGTCATGTAAAAAGTAGATATGCAAAGTCTTACCAATGTTTTGATATTATTTTACCCCTTAGAAATGTTCATTACAATGGAAACTGATAACTTGAAAAGCAATATGTGTTGTTTCTCCTAAAAAGACTTcattaaaacacaaaaatctTAAAAGACATAAGAAACTacagttgtatttttttgttttttccaggTCAGCATGTCTACACCTGTTGATTCAAATCCTGAAGCAGTCATCCCTGATGATTTAGTCATACACTTTCATTACAAGTAATGTAACACAAATTGGTCATCTCAGCAATTTAAGGTACTTGATATATATTTTAGAAGTCTCCCATCAGTTTAAGAAAAACTAGTTCAACTACATCAGATATTGACaaatatttgattatttttatgGAATCCAAACTAGCCCTAATTCTTCATCGGTCATTAGACTGGTGCAGGCAAATTGGGTTTCTCACTCATATCAACGATCTTACAACAAACCATGGTATTTAAAACTGTTTCAGGCCCTCATATTACCACTTACcatgttttccttttgtcTTGTCTGGTTAAGGTGtgaaaacataaaagaaaCTTGTTCGGTTGTGTGTTGCTCATCAGCATACGTCCGAACTACTATTCAACAACGAAATGGGATGCATCGACGGCCGCTCGGTTAGTTATTCATAAGATGAAATTCGATCTAATCTCACTGGCGTCAATCCGATTTGCTTGctgtattttgttttcacacaGTTGCTACACGTTAACTGACGAAAAGGAATTTCGTAATTGATTTGATATTGATGGATAAGAAACGCTGGAACGCAACAGTTACATGTTACAAACTAACCCTTTTGATTCCTTTctctttgtttaatttttcagTCGATTTACTGGTTGGGGCAGTTTAGCCTATGGCAATAAATGCTTCTGTTGTGCTTGCCGTTGGATGAAATCGATTGATACGCCGCTGTCGTGACAATGGAAACTCTGACTATCGTTGCCGAAATCTCGTCTGAACACGCAACACTAAAACTCCGTTCGAGGTGCGTAATTATTTACAATGTTATCACCTCTTTTTATCGTCATTGGTCCCGGTCGCGTAGGAATCCGGTCACATGAGTTTGACATAGAATTTCAATTGTCGAGTGCGTTCTTTTCAGCGACAAGAGAGACATTCATTATTCTACCGTCAAGCATCTGTCCATTTTGTGAGATTCAAAAACCTAGTTCATCAAAATTATTCTTTTGCTTAAACTTAAAGAAAATTATGACATCCTCGTCGACTTTGCGTAATCAAACTGGGGGTACAATCAGCTTAAAcgttttttgtattgtttttttacgtAAAAATATGCAaggcttttcctttttgtttcaatagAGTTGAAGTAGTGTCAATTCAGTGCGGATTGAAATTCTGTCACGTTCATCATCCATGACACTTCCCGTCGAATGGATTCGGCCACTCGATGGTGGACCTccacgtcctttttttttttttttttagttacaTTCCCCacttgaattttattttttcatttttctttttcggtttcCACTTGGACTCTCGAAGCTTGCGCCATCGTTTGTCTTTCCGTGCAACTCGATGCTTTAGCAAACCCCTACAAGAAATTATTCGCTTGTCGTTTGGATTGTTCTGTATAGATACTCCACGTCATTGATCTGCTGGAAGCTGTTTAATAGACACACTAGTTTGGGctttttaattcaattaattTGATTCGCAAATAAACCCGTAAGAGTGATCGCAAGGATAATCCCACCAATAGCCGTATTCGTAGTAGTAGCCGAAATAAAAATAGACGCAATAGCCGGGTTTGTTGAAGCCAGGTTCTCCCACATACCAATTGGTGTAATTGAATGGCTGAAACGGTTCGGTAGAAGCCCATTCCCATTGTCCGTTTAAAATGCTTCCAGAAAATCTGCCTGAAGTCCAGTAGCTACCGTCGTCCAATTCTTTCGATTTTCAGTGAagacagtttaaaaaaaatactaattattatttaaagtTCAATCATTGTTACGAGGCAGGTAGATTTACCTGGGTGATCTTGGCGAATGTGCTTGAAAATCAATTGATCCTCCTCCTCGGAATCGACGCTCAATAGAGTCATGTTTCCACCTCTGCAAAACGCATCCGCCCTACTCCAATCGGGACGCTTCAGTATTTGGTAatataacaataataaaaaaaaaacctcaagTCAAGTTAGTTATAAATTTATACACGTATTACTTACAAAATAGACGATGGAAAAACAATAACACTTGCTTCCCAAGTTCCAGCAAGGCATGCTCATGTTGCCTTGTAGAAACTCTGGACAATATTCTAACAATAACAATCAACAATGGGATGTATTCATGCCCTTGGACTATGGATTCTTGGCTGAGTGAAGCTCATTTTATTGTAAGTtttataaacaaattttacaaattCTTGTATTACCTTTCGTTTCATTCGGCACAAGATGGCTGGCCCAACAGGCGGCAATCGTGGTGGCCAGCAGAGTTAACTTGAAGGAACTGCTCTTCATTTTGCCGTGCGTGTCAGTTCTAACTACGAATGTGTTTAGAACTCCTAAAAATTGTGGAGCGGACGTGTTTTGTGAGTAAGTAAATAATCGTCTATCAGCTGgtgatgaaaaaaacaaaacaccgtCCCGTGTtgttattgtaaaaaaaaaaaataaaagatagaAGAGACGGTTATCAATGGATTAAAAGATAGTGCAAAGTTAGCAATTTTGCCTAGGGTGtttgtatttaaaatattttagaaaacCATTTGTTGAAGCTCACTCTTCGATGGagccttgttttttttattatgagGTGTGGgagataaataatttttgaaatcaatGTAATTATCCGTTTGTTAAATGTCAAATGTTAATTTACCAACAGCAGTTACCGCAAGTCAAATCTTATCATTtaatctaatttctttttattacttttttttgctACAGGTGATTTCTTTACAAGTTCGCCATCTTCCCAGATGTTTTTGGCCATCACATCATATCTCATCTATTCAATCCCAGAAGAATTAAGGTAGTATTTTACcaactttgttgttgttgtcaccAAAATGTTAGCCATTAAACGCGCGAAAAATCAATCAACTGTCAGGGGTGCTATTTCTTCCATGTAGTGCACTTAGGCAGCTGCGTATGACAGATCAATTTCCCCCTCACCGCAGCCTCACCTAAAGAAAGACTCTAGAAGTTTATACTTATCCGTCTTTACATTAGAATATATAATCGGTTTACGTTGGATGCTTTTCAGTTGGATTCTTTCCTTCTTAACcaattttctgaaaattttaGAAAGTTTCTTGTACGTCAGTAGCTCTTGGCCGTTGTTAGAagtaggggggggggatctCAAGTTCTTTCGTTTCTAATCGTCACTTTTTTATCGTTCACTTTTAACGTTGTCTCTTTtagccacaaaaaaaaattcgactaATTTAATCAAATAGTTGGgccaattatttttttggttattGTCAGTTAATTCTGTCTAGCTGTCACATTGATGTCAACGTTTCCCTTTTGTCGATTTAATTGTTTCGTCGAAACCTGTTTGGGTTACCCACGTTGTCACGTAAAAACTGCACAATCTGATTtaagatgcaaaaaaaaaaaaagtgtttttgttttgaacgaGGGTTCTTATCAAGTTGTCCATTGGGTTTCGTGGaaggaaatcaacattttttgttatcGAATCACAAAGAAAGGCGGTAATTTAATGATGTCCGAAAAAGGTATGGAGAAAACGGGATAATGACTCAGGTGCCTCGATGGGCGATATCCAACTCGTTACAGTGGCTGATTTGATGTTCACCACTAAAATAATAGGTACGCCAtcagtttattttcttttaatttggCACATTCGATTGCGTTGAAATTAGAATAGAGAAACTTTTCTGCCCAATTTACTAACAGTTTTAGTAGTTTCAAATTAATTTCGGCCATTGTTAAAGAGAAagccttgttttttttttttagatcaaACTCCATAAGTTCTACGCAGAACACCAGTATGGGTAAACCtcaatgatatttttttattgtttttttcttttttcttctttagaatatttttcattctaCTTGTGGAATCAAAGGAATTCAAAATTTCTActggagaaaaacaaatggtaaatgAGAAttgggtttttattttaagtttcATAATGTACAATTGTCTTCGTGTTGGAATAGGCCTGCCATGCGCTCGACGACAATGATCTCCTTAATTGGTGAAATCAAATGAATTCAAAGCTTAAAATGGTCAACAAGAAAACGTCAAAATCAACAAAGTATAGtattacaaattaaaaaatttctctttaaTCTCAAGGTCTAAAGTGTTGAAAAGCGATGCTCTGTCTTAGAAACTCATCGAAATCGGGAAATTCGTTTGGCTTGTTGACGTATCGTTCTCTTGGACGATCATAACTTTCATGTACTCGTTTAAAATCGTTGTAGTAAATCGACGGGTATTCAGGCTCAGGTGATGGAAATTTGGGCACATCGAAAGGAGCCGGAGGAAAGTAAGACGGTGACGAGTAAGACGGTGACGAGTAAGACGGTGACGAGTAAGACGGTGACGAGTAAGAAGGTTTGCGATGAACGGGACTCGTTGATTTGGTGTAGTAAGCAGTTGGATAGATGGACGCTGGACGTTCGTAGCTTTGAATTTTCGGCGGAGAATAAGGTGTTTCCGGGTAAACGGGAGCGTACGAATCAAAGGCCGACGACGGTTTGTTATTTGGAGATAAATAGCTGTGAGCCGGAGCGGGAAAGTGTGGCCTCCATTCGTTGTAGTTTGAATTTTGTCGTCTGTACTTGCTTTGCCGGCCCACTGTGCGATATTCGCTGTAGCGCGCACGATGGTAACGTTCGTCACGAATTTTTGTCTGATTCCGATGGAAAATAGGGACCCAGTCGCTGTCTTTTGCCGCACCGCGTTTCGGCTGTGTTTTGCTGCCATCAAGCATAGCGACTGCTACGCATAATACAGTCAGCAGAATCACAGTGAAATTCTGTGTCAAAAATTAAAGAGTGTTCCAATCTCGAGTGTTTTTAACTAACGGTTGTGGACAATCATTATGGAATTTACCTTGAAAAAGAACTGTTTCATCGTGACAACAAGTGTCGGGGGTGTGTATCCGCGTTGGGGTGCTGGTTTGGAGACACTTTGTTGACGTTAAAGTCGAGAACTGACTGATGAGAAGATGTGCCCGTTGAAGCGGACTTATACCCCACTTGAAAGAAAGGCGCCATCTTATAGCATCAAATGTAGTGTCAATATTTCCCCTTCCGCATGTATCAATTGCTTTCTGATACTGGAACGTTCGTGAGAGTCTTCTTTTCTGGgcttgtggtgtgtggccACTAGCTCTTATGTTGCGTCGACTTTcaataatgttttttgttattattatttttttttttttttagatgaagATTGTGaacttactttttttttttgcgtttttcgATTGCTATGTTATCGCGGGAAATGCGCCGCAGACGGAGAAAATATTTCACTTCGCTACACGATTAACCAACccgagaaaaataaacaggATTATGATCCGTTGCGCTACAAGGCTCATAACCACAAATTGAGAAAGTGGAATTTCACTGCTTCAGTAAGGGCTGTGAGCAGcgacaaagtttttttttttttattacaaaaaaaaaaaaatgcattgaACTTTCtaccaaaacaaaatttatttaacaGTGTATCATCAATAATCTTATGTTTTGTCTTTCAGTTCCTTCATCAAAGGAGGATTTGATTCCACTCAACACAACATGTTTAATGATTAAGAGTTGGTCTCTTGTTCGAAATGGTCTTGTCCTCTCACTAGCGTCCAACATCACGTTTATATCGATGACTTAGCCAAATTCACGTACTATATTATGTAAAAAAACATTACTATTGGGGTTCCACAtaattttggttttcttcttctgcctTCAAGTTTCATCATTACAGGAAACAACTGGATTGTCCCATGGCCTCTGTAATCGTTCATCAGATTAGTATGATGCGCCCTGATCATCCGGATTGCATATGTAACTCAACCTCAAGATTGTCATTGATACTTGCGGAATTCGCAGCCACCAGAGCTTCTGAGGATTTGCTCAAATGCCTTTAATCAACTACGTAAAAATTGTTCTTTTAGAACAGGACTATCGGTTGTGTTGAAACTGAAACCATCAAAACTTCAAGTCACCGACATGCTTTGCATACAGTGACCAAGTGTCAGCCCCTCTCGTTTTGATGGGATTTATTTGTGTTGGTATGGACGATTATCGAGATTAACTTTTTGCAGTGAATTTGTAAGGTGACTGTAGATTTCTTCTACCAGATCAGATGTAGGAACTAATAAAGTCCATGGCTATGTATCACTGAGGAACGGTTGAAGACTCCTGCCAACCTTCAAGGTAAATTGTATGTCCTCATTTAAgatactttttttgtttaaagtgtTTATTGTTCAGAATTGAACCTCCAGGTTAAATGAAATCCTCGATCTGAACATAATCTTCGATGTTATTTCCTGGACATGTTCGCTTGTTATCAAGCGGATTTATCGTTCAATTCCAGGGCTATGAGGGTTGAATATGTTACTACCGCCAAAGGAAATAATGAAAATGTAAGTTTCAATTGTTTTACTTTCAAATAAAATTGCACAATACTATCCAGTATTTGAAAAAGGTTCACATCGGAGTCCACAGCTGCCGTTTGGAATTCGCTGAATCGGAAAGATGAagtagaaaaccttttttgGAAACTCGTGGACAGGATTTGCCGACATAAAATCCTACCACCCTATCAAAAATCTATTAACTTGTTATCTTTTGGTGGCTGGGCGAATTGAGCAGATTTTGGGTAGCTTAGGTTTTTCAGCAGATTCGACTATAAGCTTTATTTTCTCGATATTGTGCTGATATTATGcaatttcattatattattCATCATCGGTTGATAACAAGTAGGTACATTTTCAATGGGATCTCGTGGCGGTGGCGATTCTGCCCGTGCagcaacaaccaacaaaatCATTGTAACGAGGCCCGACGGTCTTGCACTACGTGTCGGATTTAAGCGACGATATTCGTTGTCAGAACAGCAGTGACGTCAATCGCGAATCGTTTTGTTCCAATAGTGACAGTCAGCCATTGATTTCCCTTCAGCAAcagcatcatcatcatcacaatACGGCCATCTTCACCACCAATTAAGCAGCCAAAGCCAGCCTCACGATCTTCCTACCACCATCAGCTGCGCATTCAATGCGCCGCAATGGAGGACATTGGCATCCAAGTTTAAACCAATTTCACACTGCATCCTAACATTCATATACGTCACCCATCCCCATGGAGTTTGAAGGGGTGCCGTGATATTACGCTGATCGATACAGCCAGCGAACAGCCAGGAGCCGCGCTCGAACATGTACTCGTATGAACAAGAGACGGGCCTGACTGCCCTCAACTTGAAGAACGGTGAGCACATATTTGTGGGTAGCGGTCTGGTTTGGAACAGCAACGGAGTTCTGCCGTTCACTTCGCGGATTGCTGAAAATGTTTGCAAAAAGACGAgaagatgaaagaaaataatgatTAAAAATTAAGGAAAGAATGTGTTGGTTATGAGTTGATTACCCCTGAAAAGACTTTATTTGCGCATGTGAGTAATCAGAGGCGAAAAGGagaatttttctctttttcttactttttccATTGGAAAGtgggaaagaaacaaagaaagaaaacacattTAGAGTTGACCGACGGGTTTTTTTAGTCAAATTTTATGTATAAATAATTGTATGTTAAATTGTATATTTATGTGTGTCTAGAAAAGCAGAATGTATCATCCGTCGCCCCCTAAATCTTCTCCTTTCCAATTGATTTGATTATCCCGTTTTGTAATTGTGTCTGCTCCTGTCTACTACAATTATGTCGATGAAGAAATAGTACAGGCTGACCCTACGTGCAACGAAAGTTTTAGCCACAAATGTTAATTGCCTCGTCttgcaactagtagttgatatgctaggtttttacattgaaaattGGAATCAACTGTTAGAGGTTAGTAAAGTTCAAGCACTGAAAAGCAAGAATTGTACTGATGTAAATGTAACATCTATTTTCTTTATAGTTCCAGGCGGAAAAAATAGATTTCGTTATCCCTGGCAGGCGGAGGGCGCTAACATCTGCTAAcgtcaaaattgtctattCCCTTCCGGCAGCTCTCCACGCACCACGTACCAAAGTAGACAGGATCCCACAATGTCCTGGTACtaaatcgaaagaaaaattctaaaaGGACTGCACTGCATTAAGTAGATGTATCAGCAAAAATTTATTACTaacttgtgttttttcttctatgttGACTACAAATCATTTGGAATTAGAATAGGATTTTGACTGGCGCTGGGTGCCAAACATGGATGGTAATTGGAAGTGCGATTGGAAATATCCATGATTTATTAACGTTGTCTCATGTTACGGTATTTTACTAAAGACAAATTGAaatgcatatctgggctcccttcttttctgaagccccgtttccccttgactcataataagcccgtagggggtcatgcccctactgtacggtatatataaaaacaacatatatcgaggtttggagggctctggccggaaaggggacgtgggggtcctcatagttcgatgaaatgctaatggagggctatgtcgctacccacaaatccgaactaaaggttaatcgctcctgtaaaaatgttccaaatcttcagctcttcttccggcttctcttagccaagcactgggtaatctccccggtgagtcaattgaggcagtgtctccccctgccttggttgacagcaacttttgaaatggttattttgccttttaaaagttgcaaaatgtttcattatGTGGAGAAttgtcaatacaaattttgttttacattaaatttaaaaaacttgtctttcatattttctttgtATACATTGTACACATTCTATACATTTCTGACctttacaattttttcttttaaggattgGAATAGCAATACTGCTGAGATGGCCACTGATGTATAGATGCCTTTGAATTACCGCCTATGTAATTCCAA includes the following:
- the LOC116925451 gene encoding proline-rich protein 3 isoform X1; amino-acid sequence: MKQFFFKNFTVILLTVLCVAVAMLDGSKTQPKRGAAKDSDWVPIFHRNQTKIRDERYHRARYSEYRTVGRQSKYRRQNSNYNEWRPHFPAPAHSYLSPNNKPSSAFDSYAPVYPETPYSPPKIQSYERPASIYPTAYYTKSTSPVHRKPSYSSPSYSSPSYSSPSYSSPSYFPPAPFDVPKFPSPEPEYPSIYYNDFKRVHESYDRPRERYVNKPNEFPDFDEFLRQSIAFQHFRP
- the LOC116925451 gene encoding adhesive plaque matrix protein isoform X2; amino-acid sequence: MKQFFFKNFTVILLTVLCVAVAMLDGSKTQPKRGAAKDSDWVPIFHRNQTKIRDERYHRARYSEYRTVGRQSKYRRQNSNYNEWRPHFPAPAHSYLSPNNKPSSAFDSYAPVYPETPYSPPKIQSYERPASIYPTAYYTKSTSPVHRKPSYSSPSYFPPAPFDVPKFPSPEPEYPSIYYNDFKRVHESYDRPRERYVNKPNEFPDFDEFLRQSIAFQHFRP
- the LOC123473890 gene encoding lithostathine-1-like, whose amino-acid sequence is MKSSSFKLTLLATTIAACWASHLVPNETKEYCPEFLQGNMSMPCWNLGSKCYCFSIVYFRPDWSRADAFCRGGNMTLLSVDSEEEDQLIFKHIRQDHPELDDGSYWTSGRFSGSILNGQWEWASTEPFQPFNYTNWYVGEPGFNKPGYCVYFYFGYYYEYGYWWDYPCDHSYGFICESN